In Kordia antarctica, the following proteins share a genomic window:
- a CDS encoding HU family DNA-binding protein, which produces MTKADIVAKISEKLGMEKGEVQATVETFMEEVKNSLESGDNVYLRGFGSFIIKTRAEKTGRNISKNTTIKIPAHNIPAFKPAKVFVEGVKSNVEVK; this is translated from the coding sequence ATGACGAAAGCGGACATCGTAGCAAAAATTTCAGAGAAATTAGGAATGGAAAAAGGTGAAGTACAGGCAACTGTAGAAACTTTTATGGAAGAAGTGAAGAATTCTTTAGAGAGTGGAGACAATGTTTATCTTAGAGGTTTTGGTAGTTTTATCATCAAAACAAGAGCTGAGAAAACAGGTAGAAACATTTCTAAGAACACTACAATTAAAATTCCTGCTCACAATATTCCAGCATTTAAGCCAGCAAAAGTTTTTGTTGAAGGAGTAAAGAGCAACGTTGAAGTAAAGTAA
- a CDS encoding Rne/Rng family ribonuclease: MNKELIIRSNSSEVDFALLKDGKLIELHKEEDSNDFAVGDVFLAKIRKPVSGLNAAFVNVGYEKDAFLHYHDLGPQLPSLLKFIKRVSTGKLKDYTLKNFPFEPNIDKNGSIMDAIKANQSLLVQIVKEPISTKGPRISSELSIAGRYIVLVPFSERVSISQKIESKEEKDRLKRLVLSIKPKGFGVIVRTVAEGKKVAELDQDLQNLLTKWSTMCKKLYKAEHPSKVLSEMNKASSILRDIFNESFTGIHIDDEDLYYEIKEYVHNIAPKKESIVKLYQSKVPLFEKHGIERQIKTSFGKTVSMSKGAYLVIEHTEALHVVDVNSGNRSNKARTQEDTALEVNMIAAKEIARQLRLRDMGGIIVIDFIDMTNADHRRTLFEHLKTEMKDDRAKHKILPPSKFGLVQITRQRVRPEVNIKTREVNPNGDGSEVEAPILIVDNIITDLERILAKKDGFNGVTLNTHPFIAAYLTKGFPSIRFKWFLDHKKWVKILPRDAYTYLQYRFKDKDDNVYN, translated from the coding sequence GTGAATAAAGAATTAATCATTAGATCCAATTCCTCTGAAGTTGATTTTGCCTTGCTAAAGGATGGAAAACTTATAGAGTTACATAAGGAAGAAGATAGTAACGATTTTGCTGTTGGAGACGTATTTCTTGCCAAAATAAGAAAACCCGTTTCTGGACTAAATGCAGCTTTTGTAAATGTTGGCTACGAAAAAGATGCCTTTTTACATTATCATGATTTGGGACCGCAACTTCCTTCCTTATTGAAATTTATAAAACGTGTAAGCACAGGTAAATTAAAAGATTATACATTAAAAAACTTTCCGTTTGAACCAAATATTGATAAGAATGGTAGCATCATGGATGCAATTAAAGCCAATCAATCATTACTTGTTCAAATTGTAAAGGAGCCAATTTCGACCAAAGGTCCTAGAATTAGTTCTGAACTTTCTATTGCAGGACGATATATTGTACTTGTTCCCTTTTCGGAGCGTGTATCTATATCTCAAAAGATAGAAAGCAAGGAAGAAAAAGACCGGTTAAAACGTTTGGTACTTAGTATCAAACCGAAAGGTTTTGGCGTTATTGTACGTACAGTAGCTGAAGGCAAAAAAGTAGCTGAATTGGACCAAGACTTACAAAATTTGTTGACAAAATGGTCAACAATGTGTAAAAAGTTGTATAAAGCAGAACATCCGTCGAAAGTATTAAGTGAAATGAATAAAGCGTCTTCTATTTTGAGAGACATATTTAACGAATCATTCACAGGAATTCATATAGACGATGAAGATCTTTATTACGAAATTAAAGAATATGTGCACAATATTGCACCTAAAAAAGAGTCTATCGTCAAATTGTACCAGTCAAAAGTTCCATTGTTTGAAAAACATGGAATAGAACGACAAATTAAAACCTCTTTTGGAAAAACAGTTTCCATGAGTAAAGGCGCGTATTTAGTAATAGAACATACCGAAGCGTTACACGTTGTTGATGTTAACAGCGGAAACCGTTCTAATAAAGCCCGAACACAAGAGGACACCGCATTAGAAGTCAATATGATTGCCGCAAAAGAAATTGCAAGGCAACTCCGGTTGCGCGATATGGGAGGAATTATCGTCATCGATTTTATAGATATGACCAATGCAGATCACCGAAGAACTTTGTTTGAGCATTTGAAGACAGAAATGAAAGACGACAGAGCGAAACATAAAATATTACCTCCAAGTAAATTTGGTTTGGTACAAATTACGAGACAAAGAGTACGACCAGAAGTAAATATTAAAACGAGAGAAGTAAACCCTAATGGTGACGGAAGCGAAGTAGAAGCTCCGATTCTTATTGTTGATAATATTATAACTGATCTAGAAAGAATATTAGCCAAGAAAGATGGCTTCAATGGAGTTACGTTAAACACGCATCCGTTTATTGCGGCGTATCTCACAAAAGGATTTCCATCCATCCGTTTCAAGTGGTTTTTAGACCATAAGAAATGGGTAAAAATATTACCAAGAGATGCTTACACGTATCTACAGTATCGTTTTAAAGATAAAGACGATAATGTTTACAATTAA
- a CDS encoding ATP-grasp domain-containing protein, producing the protein MLFLVQSNIYSDPDHDRIFEALSDLNIPYETIELNSETKEITVKANRADVFVYGSVKLARLAKENTHWNPGSFYGGNHQYKIYAEYYKENLLNYDVEVFNFEDSIAWKPNEQKFIKPYKDAKIFTGKVFTELKWNDFVQHSLENPKTPLLNTESLIQASIPKEIYKEARLWIIGGQIVAAVYYKFNDVVVFEAEVAPEGIEFAKKMIQTYEVAEAFVMDICLTNYGWKIVEINCINSAGFYPNLNVHSLVKALHIYFS; encoded by the coding sequence ATGCTATTCTTAGTCCAATCCAATATTTATTCCGATCCAGATCATGATCGAATTTTCGAAGCTTTAAGCGATCTTAATATTCCGTATGAAACGATTGAGCTCAATTCGGAAACGAAAGAAATTACCGTAAAAGCTAATCGTGCAGATGTTTTTGTGTATGGTTCGGTGAAACTTGCACGACTTGCCAAAGAAAATACACATTGGAATCCAGGTTCGTTTTACGGTGGAAATCATCAATATAAAATCTACGCGGAGTATTATAAAGAGAATTTACTCAATTATGATGTGGAAGTTTTTAATTTTGAAGATTCAATTGCTTGGAAACCAAACGAGCAGAAATTCATCAAACCGTATAAAGATGCTAAAATCTTTACAGGAAAAGTGTTTACCGAGTTAAAATGGAATGATTTTGTTCAGCATTCACTCGAAAATCCAAAAACACCTTTATTGAATACTGAATCATTGATTCAGGCATCAATTCCAAAAGAAATTTATAAAGAAGCTAGACTTTGGATTATTGGTGGACAAATTGTCGCCGCAGTCTATTATAAGTTTAATGATGTTGTTGTTTTTGAAGCAGAAGTTGCTCCTGAAGGAATTGAATTTGCTAAAAAGATGATTCAAACCTACGAAGTCGCAGAAGCATTTGTAATGGATATTTGTTTAACGAATTACGGTTGGAAAATCGTAGAAATTAATTGTATTAATAGCGCAGGATTTTATCCAAACCTCAACGTACATAGTTTGGTTAAAGCGTTGCATATTTATTTTTCTTGA
- a CDS encoding hypervirulence associated TUDOR domain-containing protein codes for MIRKGTAVKWKWGNGHAEGNVEETYTKSITKTIKGSEVTRNGSDDDKALHIKQEDGTSVLKLESEVERND; via the coding sequence ATGATACGAAAAGGAACAGCAGTCAAATGGAAATGGGGAAACGGACACGCAGAAGGTAACGTTGAAGAAACCTATACAAAATCGATTACGAAAACAATTAAAGGTTCGGAAGTTACCCGAAACGGCTCAGATGACGACAAAGCACTTCACATAAAACAAGAAGATGGAACGAGTGTTTTAAAGCTAGAAAGCGAAGTGGAACGCAATGATTAA
- the mutY gene encoding A/G-specific adenine glycosylase, giving the protein MNFSKEITHWYFQNKRDLPWRKTKDPYRIWLSEIMLQQTRVAQGLPYYQKFTEEFPTVYDLAKAEESHVLKLWQGLGYYSRARNLHFTAKDIVNNYNGEFPNTYKALLKLKGVGDYTASAIASICFDEIEPVVDGNVYRVLARYFDIDIPINSTEGIKTFKKLAFEVIDPKDPANFNQAIMEFGAVQCKPQSPNCTICPLASSCLGLKNKRVGILPVKLKKTKVKNRWFNYLVVVSTQEQTLLEERKGKGIWQGLYQFPLLETTKEVENIEKYQAEIEEIINIKDFSITQFNKKIKVHKLSHQHLHTTFWIVETANSLKNGISLQEIRKYPVPILIGNFIEEFNF; this is encoded by the coding sequence ATGAACTTTTCCAAAGAAATTACACATTGGTATTTCCAAAATAAGCGCGATTTGCCGTGGCGAAAAACCAAAGATCCATACCGTATTTGGCTCTCCGAAATCATGCTGCAACAAACGCGTGTAGCACAGGGACTTCCTTATTATCAGAAGTTTACAGAAGAATTTCCAACCGTGTACGATCTGGCGAAAGCCGAAGAATCACACGTATTAAAACTTTGGCAAGGACTCGGTTATTATTCGCGTGCACGCAATTTACATTTCACCGCAAAAGATATTGTAAATAACTATAATGGAGAGTTTCCAAACACGTATAAAGCACTTTTGAAGCTAAAAGGTGTCGGAGATTACACAGCAAGTGCCATTGCATCGATCTGTTTTGACGAAATTGAACCCGTAGTTGACGGAAATGTGTACCGAGTTTTGGCGCGTTATTTTGATATTGATATACCTATTAATAGTACGGAAGGAATAAAAACGTTCAAAAAACTAGCTTTTGAAGTCATAGATCCTAAAGATCCTGCGAATTTTAATCAGGCAATTATGGAGTTTGGCGCAGTGCAATGCAAACCACAAAGTCCAAATTGTACAATATGTCCGTTAGCTTCAAGTTGTTTAGGATTAAAAAATAAGCGTGTCGGAATATTGCCAGTCAAGCTGAAAAAAACAAAGGTCAAAAACCGTTGGTTCAACTATCTTGTTGTGGTTTCAACCCAAGAACAAACGCTTCTGGAAGAACGTAAAGGAAAAGGAATTTGGCAAGGATTGTACCAATTTCCATTGCTTGAAACAACAAAGGAAGTTGAAAACATTGAGAAGTATCAAGCTGAAATAGAAGAAATTATCAATATAAAAGACTTTTCTATTACACAATTCAACAAAAAAATAAAAGTACACAAACTATCACATCAACACTTACATACCACATTTTGGATTGTAGAAACAGCGAATAGTCTAAAAAACGGAATATCTTTGCAGGAAATTAGAAAATATCCAGTACCAATTCTGATTGGAAACTTCATTGAAGAGTTCAATTTTTGA
- a CDS encoding single-stranded DNA-binding protein yields the protein MSGTLNKVMLIGHLGDEVKMHYFEGGGCIGRFPIATNDSYTNKQTGERVVNTDWHNVVVRNKAAEVCEKYLSKGDKVYVEGRLKNRQWQGEDGNTRYSTEVQVTDFTFLSTKKEAQSNAAAANKPAATTNTNTDTTTNHQAAGQPAQPVQQPQQPQQTAPEASQVEEEDDLPF from the coding sequence ATGAGCGGAACACTAAATAAAGTAATGTTAATAGGACACTTAGGTGATGAAGTAAAAATGCATTACTTTGAAGGTGGCGGTTGTATTGGGCGTTTTCCCATAGCAACAAACGATTCATACACAAATAAGCAAACAGGCGAACGCGTTGTAAATACAGATTGGCACAATGTTGTTGTCCGTAACAAAGCGGCTGAAGTCTGTGAAAAATACCTTAGTAAAGGCGATAAAGTATATGTAGAAGGACGTTTGAAAAACAGACAATGGCAAGGTGAAGATGGAAATACTCGATATTCTACGGAAGTGCAAGTAACCGATTTCACATTTTTGTCTACCAAGAAAGAAGCACAATCAAATGCAGCAGCGGCAAATAAACCAGCGGCTACTACAAATACGAATACAGATACAACAACAAATCATCAAGCTGCTGGACAACCAGCGCAACCTGTACAGCAACCGCAACAGCCGCAACAAACTGCGCCAGAAGCGTCGCAAGTTGAAGAAGAAGATGATCTACCATTTTAA